The following proteins are encoded in a genomic region of Micromonospora olivasterospora:
- a CDS encoding HAD family hydrolase, translated as MILPLPPGDFQAYLFDCDGTIADSMPLHYTAWCQALDEWGCEFPEDLFYAWGGRPVADIIDTLNERHGLAMPVDAVARRREELYQQLLPTLTAVPGVLRHIHDAHRRVPFAVVSGSTRESVTASLTALGLLDKFDVLVCAGDYARGKPDPEAFLLAARLLGVPPRSCLVFEDADLGIQAATAAGMASVRIPEPRRR; from the coding sequence GTGATCCTGCCCCTGCCGCCCGGCGACTTCCAGGCGTACCTCTTCGACTGCGACGGCACCATCGCCGACTCCATGCCCCTGCACTACACGGCGTGGTGCCAGGCCCTGGACGAGTGGGGCTGCGAGTTCCCGGAGGACCTGTTCTACGCCTGGGGCGGCCGGCCGGTGGCCGACATCATCGACACCCTCAACGAGCGCCACGGGCTCGCCATGCCCGTGGACGCCGTCGCCCGCCGCCGGGAGGAGCTCTACCAGCAGCTCCTGCCCACCCTCACCGCCGTTCCCGGGGTGCTGCGGCACATCCACGACGCCCACCGGCGGGTACCCTTCGCCGTGGTCTCCGGCAGCACCCGCGAGTCCGTCACCGCCTCCCTGACCGCGCTCGGCCTGCTCGACAAGTTCGACGTCCTGGTCTGCGCCGGCGACTACGCCAGGGGCAAGCCCGACCCGGAGGCCTTCCTGCTCGCCGCCCGACTGCTCGGCGTCCCGCCGCGGTCCTGCCTCGTCTTCGAGGACGCGGACCTGGGCATCCAGGCGGCCACGGCGGCGGGGATGGCCTCGGTGCGAATCCCGGAGCCCCGCAGACGCTGA
- a CDS encoding GNAT family N-acetyltransferase, which produces MPIREASDADWPRIWPFLRQIVAAGETYTWPRDVDETTARRLWLPGPPARVVVAVDDTGAVLGSAKLLPNQLGPGDHVANASFMVAPQAGGRGVGRALGKHVLDLARAEGYRAMQFNAVVASNERAVALWRSLGFEVVGRIPEGFRHPSAGYVDLLVMHRRL; this is translated from the coding sequence ATGCCGATCAGGGAGGCCAGCGACGCCGACTGGCCGCGGATCTGGCCGTTCCTGCGGCAGATCGTCGCCGCCGGGGAGACGTACACCTGGCCCCGCGACGTCGACGAGACGACCGCGCGGCGGCTGTGGCTGCCGGGCCCTCCGGCGCGCGTCGTCGTCGCCGTGGACGACACCGGCGCCGTGCTCGGGTCGGCGAAGCTCCTCCCCAACCAGCTCGGCCCCGGCGACCACGTCGCCAACGCCAGCTTCATGGTCGCCCCGCAGGCCGGCGGGCGCGGTGTGGGACGCGCCCTCGGGAAGCACGTGCTCGACCTGGCCCGCGCGGAGGGGTACCGGGCGATGCAGTTCAACGCGGTGGTGGCCAGCAACGAACGGGCGGTGGCGTTGTGGCGCTCGCTCGGGTTCGAGGTCGTCGGCCGGATCCCGGAGGGCTTCCGGCACCCGAGCGCCGGCTACGTGGACCTGCTCGTCATGCACCGCCGGCTCTGA
- a CDS encoding winged helix DNA-binding domain-containing protein has product MPVQLTAAEALALRMTSLLLRPHPAARPKDVAGVVEWFGAMQAQDAASGLWSLGARLPGWSQADVQEALERREALRTWPMRGTVHLVPSRDARWMLEVTGVRALAGAERRRAVLGLSEAEADRAADVLGTALAGGGRLTRAECVAELTAAGVDAAGQRAYHLLWYAAQRGVTCIAPHVGAEQTFALLDEWVPDPRRPDRDEALGILALRYFRSHGPTTRQDFAGWTGLTATDAKRGIAVAGEALATVSVDGAEAVMDAALLDAPRAPVDDVLALPGFDEYLLGYKDRSLMVDLAHKQAIIPGGNGVFQPTIVRAGRVLGTWKRSVGKTRVKLSARPLAAPDAPARARVEAALEGYAGFLGLPPVVDWADA; this is encoded by the coding sequence ATGCCCGTACAGCTCACCGCCGCCGAGGCGCTCGCGCTGCGGATGACCAGCCTGCTGCTGCGCCCGCACCCCGCCGCGCGTCCCAAGGACGTGGCGGGGGTCGTCGAGTGGTTCGGCGCGATGCAGGCGCAGGACGCCGCGAGCGGGCTGTGGTCGCTCGGGGCGCGGCTGCCCGGGTGGTCGCAGGCCGACGTGCAGGAGGCGCTGGAGCGGCGGGAGGCGCTGCGCACCTGGCCGATGCGGGGCACGGTGCACCTGGTGCCGTCCCGGGACGCCCGCTGGATGCTGGAGGTCACCGGGGTGCGCGCGCTCGCCGGGGCGGAGCGGCGGCGGGCCGTGCTCGGCCTCAGCGAGGCCGAGGCCGACCGGGCCGCCGACGTGCTCGGCACGGCGCTGGCCGGCGGCGGGCGGCTGACCCGCGCCGAGTGCGTGGCCGAGCTCACCGCCGCCGGCGTCGACGCCGCCGGGCAGCGGGCCTACCACCTGCTCTGGTACGCCGCCCAGCGCGGCGTCACCTGCATCGCCCCGCACGTCGGCGCCGAGCAGACGTTCGCCCTGCTCGACGAGTGGGTGCCCGACCCGCGCCGCCCCGACCGCGACGAGGCGCTGGGCATTCTCGCGCTGCGCTACTTCCGCAGCCACGGCCCGACCACCCGGCAGGACTTCGCCGGCTGGACGGGCCTGACCGCCACCGACGCCAAGCGCGGCATCGCCGTGGCCGGCGAGGCGCTGGCCACCGTCTCCGTGGACGGGGCGGAGGCGGTCATGGACGCCGCGCTGCTGGACGCGCCCCGCGCCCCGGTCGACGACGTGCTCGCCCTGCCCGGCTTCGACGAGTACCTGCTGGGCTACAAGGACCGGTCGCTGATGGTCGACCTCGCGCACAAGCAGGCCATCATTCCCGGCGGCAACGGGGTGTTCCAGCCCACGATCGTCCGGGCGGGGCGGGTGTTGGGCACCTGGAAGCGGTCCGTCGGGAAGACCCGGGTGAAGCTGTCGGCGCGCCCGCTGGCCGCCCCCGACGCGCCAGCCCGGGCCCGGGTGGAGGCGGCCCTGGAGGGCTACGCCGGATTCCTGGGCCTGCCGCCCGTGGTCGACTGGGCCGACGCCTGA
- a CDS encoding FGGY family carbohydrate kinase produces the protein MDILALDLGTSSVRGLVLDADAVPRPGALARRRVRMQLGDGGATLDGAGYLAHLVECLDELAAGGHLRDVGRVATSGQWHSVLPLGRAGEPLGPVLTWLDTRPEPPAGVAGPADAAAYHQRTGTWWHRAYWSVRLPWLRERGVGRPARFVGLVEYALGALLEEAPMSVSQASGTGLLDLSALTWDAEACALAGAGPGELPELAPEEWRGRLRPEHARRWPQLADAAWTAPVGDGAASNIGQGCVDPGRAAVTVGTSAAVRLVQPAPAGWGLPPLPDGLWRYRVDHDHVLTGTAYSSGGNLFAWARRELRLPQGAELDAALARIAPGGGVAADPRLGGDRAPGRAPAGSGTLGGLSFGTDAVEIVAGLMSGVCRLIAADLVELESTVDGPVEVVLGGGAMAASAWWRESFAASLAPRRVRYQPDPEIGAAGAARAALGRLDVPVRLVDIGRTDEVASPTPSAPRAPRALPERPLS, from the coding sequence ATGGACATCCTCGCGCTGGACCTGGGCACCTCCTCGGTGCGGGGCCTGGTGCTGGACGCGGACGCCGTGCCGCGTCCCGGCGCCCTGGCCCGCCGGAGGGTGCGCATGCAGCTCGGCGACGGCGGCGCGACCCTGGACGGCGCCGGCTACCTGGCCCACCTCGTGGAGTGCCTGGACGAGCTGGCCGCTGGCGGGCACCTGCGGGACGTGGGCCGGGTCGCCACGTCCGGCCAGTGGCACTCGGTGCTGCCGTTGGGCCGGGCGGGCGAGCCGCTGGGGCCCGTGCTCACGTGGCTGGACACCCGCCCGGAGCCGCCGGCCGGCGTGGCCGGCCCGGCCGACGCGGCGGCCTACCACCAGCGCACCGGCACGTGGTGGCACCGGGCCTACTGGTCGGTGCGGCTGCCGTGGCTGCGGGAGCGGGGGGTGGGCCGGCCGGCCCGCTTCGTCGGCCTGGTCGAGTACGCGCTCGGCGCGCTGCTGGAGGAGGCGCCGATGTCGGTGTCCCAGGCCTCGGGCACGGGCCTGCTCGACCTGTCCGCGCTGACCTGGGACGCCGAGGCGTGCGCGCTGGCCGGAGCCGGGCCGGGTGAGCTGCCGGAGCTGGCGCCGGAGGAGTGGCGCGGCCGGCTGCGGCCGGAGCACGCCCGGCGCTGGCCGCAGCTGGCGGACGCGGCGTGGACGGCCCCGGTGGGGGACGGGGCGGCGTCGAACATCGGCCAGGGGTGCGTCGACCCGGGCCGGGCGGCGGTGACGGTGGGCACGTCGGCGGCGGTCCGGCTGGTCCAGCCGGCGCCGGCCGGGTGGGGGCTGCCGCCGCTGCCGGACGGGCTATGGCGGTACCGGGTCGACCACGACCACGTGCTGACCGGGACGGCGTACTCGTCGGGGGGCAACCTGTTCGCCTGGGCGCGGCGGGAGCTGCGGCTGCCGCAGGGAGCGGAGCTGGACGCGGCGCTGGCGCGGATCGCGCCGGGTGGCGGGGTGGCGGCCGACCCGCGGCTCGGCGGCGACCGGGCGCCGGGTCGCGCCCCGGCCGGTTCCGGGACGCTGGGCGGCCTGAGCTTCGGCACGGACGCGGTGGAGATCGTGGCTGGCCTGATGTCGGGGGTGTGCCGGCTGATCGCCGCCGACCTCGTCGAGCTGGAGTCCACCGTGGACGGTCCGGTGGAGGTGGTGCTCGGCGGGGGCGCGATGGCGGCTTCCGCCTGGTGGCGGGAGTCCTTCGCGGCGAGCCTGGCGCCGCGGCGGGTGCGGTACCAGCCCGATCCAGAGATCGGCGCGGCGGGCGCCGCCCGGGCCGCGCTGGGACGGCTGGACGTCCCCGTGCGGCTCGTCGACATCGGCCGGACGGATGAGGTGGCCTCACCGACCCCGTCAGCTCCGCGCGCCCCGCGTGCCCTTCCTGAGCGTCCACTCAGTTAG
- the wrbA gene encoding NAD(P)H:quinone oxidoreductase: MAGPVKVAVIYYSATGITYQMAQAAYEAAGEAGAEVRLRKVRELAPDEAIRSNSGWQAHRLETQDVAEAQPDDLAWADVVIFGSPTRYGMIAAQLKQFIDTTGPLWAQGALANKVYSAFCSIATAHGGHESTLLSLFNVFYHWGGVVVTPGYTDPSQFVAGNPYGASHTSNNGEIAPDQVALSATALTARRAVQIGAALKKGLAGG; this comes from the coding sequence ATGGCTGGCCCGGTCAAGGTCGCGGTGATCTACTACAGCGCGACCGGCATCACGTACCAGATGGCGCAGGCGGCCTATGAGGCCGCCGGGGAGGCCGGCGCGGAGGTGCGCCTGCGCAAGGTGCGTGAGCTCGCGCCGGACGAGGCGATCCGCTCCAACTCCGGGTGGCAGGCGCACCGCCTGGAGACCCAGGACGTGGCGGAGGCCCAGCCGGACGACCTGGCCTGGGCCGACGTCGTGATCTTCGGCTCGCCGACCCGGTACGGGATGATCGCCGCCCAGCTCAAGCAGTTCATCGACACCACCGGACCGCTGTGGGCGCAGGGCGCGCTGGCGAACAAGGTCTACTCGGCCTTCTGCTCCATCGCGACCGCCCACGGCGGGCACGAGTCGACCCTGCTGTCGCTGTTCAACGTCTTCTACCACTGGGGCGGCGTGGTGGTGACCCCCGGCTACACCGACCCGAGCCAGTTCGTCGCCGGCAACCCGTACGGCGCCTCGCACACCAGCAACAACGGGGAGATCGCGCCCGACCAGGTGGCGCTGTCGGCGACGGCGTTGACGGCGAGGCGGGCGGTGCAGATCGGCGCCGCGCTGAAGAAGGGACTGGCCGGGGGCTGA
- a CDS encoding anthranilate synthase family protein — MTSPHDLLAAAGAGVDPGPFALVRREGADHLDLFTGTVRAVDRLADVPLPDGPPGPRTLALVPYRQVTERGFACVDDGTPLECLEITGHARISLADALAALPTAPVVTTGAGFDTGDAEYADAVARVLAEEIGRGEGANFVISRTIRAAVQGPPLAAALSALRRLLRHERGAYWTFVVHTGQRTLVGASPERHVSVDDGLVMMNPISGTFRHGGTADRDALLRFLADPKEVEELYMVLDEELKMMATVAEHGGQVVGPYLKEMAHLAHTEYLLAGRGSLDVRDVLRETMFAPTVTGSPIENACRVIARHEATGRRYYAGVLALLGRDDAGRQTLDAPILIRTAELSPGGELRVSVGATLVRHSTPESEVAETHAKAAAVLAALGLRPDAPDPGPEPAPRLADDPDVRAALAARNTPLARFWLDQRTPGTAALPGLAGRRALVVDGEDTFTGMLAHQLCALGLTVEVTPWDAPAPDAGPYDLVVAGPGPGDPRAVDQPKMTALRELLARRLATGRPTLAVCLGHQLLCGLLGLPLHRRDAPYQGLQRDVQVFGATRRVGFYSTFTALADADRVPTPYGPVELSRDPADRAVHALRGPGFAGVQFHPESVLSRDGLAVLADLLGHLLTAAGRDPGDPRRLPAGAAHGTPERG, encoded by the coding sequence ATGACCAGCCCGCACGACCTGCTCGCCGCCGCCGGCGCCGGCGTCGACCCCGGTCCCTTCGCGCTCGTACGCCGCGAGGGCGCCGACCACCTCGACCTGTTCACCGGCACCGTACGCGCGGTCGACCGGCTCGCCGACGTGCCGCTGCCCGACGGGCCGCCCGGGCCGCGCACGCTCGCGCTGGTGCCCTACCGGCAGGTCACCGAGCGCGGGTTCGCCTGCGTCGACGACGGCACCCCGCTGGAGTGCCTGGAGATCACCGGGCACGCCCGGATATCCCTGGCCGACGCGCTCGCGGCGCTGCCGACCGCCCCGGTCGTCACCACCGGCGCCGGGTTCGACACCGGCGACGCCGAGTACGCCGACGCCGTGGCCCGCGTGCTCGCCGAGGAGATCGGCCGGGGCGAGGGCGCCAACTTCGTCATCTCCCGCACCATACGCGCCGCCGTGCAGGGCCCGCCGCTGGCCGCGGCCCTGTCCGCCCTGCGCCGCCTGCTGCGCCACGAACGCGGCGCGTACTGGACGTTCGTGGTGCACACCGGGCAGCGGACCCTGGTCGGGGCCAGCCCCGAGCGGCATGTCAGCGTCGACGACGGCCTGGTCATGATGAACCCGATCAGCGGCACCTTCCGCCACGGCGGGACGGCCGACCGCGACGCCCTGCTGCGGTTCCTCGCCGACCCCAAGGAGGTCGAGGAGCTGTACATGGTCCTCGACGAGGAACTGAAGATGATGGCCACCGTCGCCGAGCACGGCGGCCAGGTCGTCGGGCCGTACCTCAAGGAGATGGCGCACCTGGCCCACACCGAGTACCTGCTGGCCGGGCGGGGCTCCCTGGACGTGCGGGACGTGCTGCGCGAGACGATGTTCGCCCCCACCGTCACCGGCAGCCCGATCGAGAACGCCTGCCGCGTCATCGCCCGCCACGAGGCGACCGGCCGGCGCTACTACGCCGGGGTGCTGGCCCTGCTCGGCCGCGACGACGCCGGCCGGCAGACGCTGGACGCACCGATCCTGATCCGCACCGCCGAGCTCTCCCCCGGCGGCGAGCTGCGGGTGTCCGTCGGAGCCACCCTGGTGCGCCACTCCACGCCCGAGAGCGAGGTGGCCGAGACCCACGCCAAGGCCGCCGCGGTGCTGGCCGCCCTCGGGCTGCGCCCCGACGCCCCCGACCCCGGCCCGGAGCCCGCCCCGCGGCTGGCCGACGACCCCGACGTACGGGCCGCGCTGGCCGCCCGCAACACGCCCCTGGCCCGGTTCTGGCTGGACCAGCGGACCCCGGGAACGGCGGCCCTGCCCGGGCTGGCCGGCCGCCGCGCGCTCGTCGTGGACGGGGAGGACACGTTCACGGGCATGCTCGCCCACCAGCTGTGCGCCCTCGGGCTCACCGTCGAGGTGACCCCGTGGGACGCGCCCGCCCCCGACGCGGGGCCGTACGACCTGGTGGTGGCCGGCCCCGGCCCCGGCGACCCCCGGGCCGTCGACCAGCCGAAGATGACCGCCCTGCGCGAGCTGCTCGCCCGGCGGCTGGCGACCGGCCGACCCACGCTGGCCGTCTGCCTCGGCCACCAGCTGCTCTGCGGGCTCCTCGGCCTGCCGCTGCACCGCCGCGACGCGCCGTACCAGGGGTTGCAGCGGGACGTCCAGGTGTTCGGCGCGACCCGGCGGGTCGGCTTCTACTCCACCTTCACCGCCCTGGCCGACGCCGACCGGGTGCCCACCCCGTACGGGCCGGTGGAGCTGTCCCGCGACCCGGCGGACCGGGCGGTGCACGCGCTCCGCGGACCCGGCTTCGCCGGGGTGCAGTTCCACCCGGAGTCGGTGCTCAGCCGCGACGGCCTGGCCGTCCTCGCCGACCTGCTCGGACACCTGCTGACGGCGGCCGGCAGGGACCCGGGCGACCCGCGCCGGCTGCCCGCCGGTGCGGCGCATGGAACGCCCGAACGGGGGTAG